In the genome of Urocitellus parryii isolate mUroPar1 chromosome 7, mUroPar1.hap1, whole genome shotgun sequence, the window TTATTCCATCCATATACATGCATAGTAACAACATTTGTTGAGAAATTATTTCTATCAGAAGTAGAACATTATCTTTGTGATCACCAGGTGCAGTATTGCTACTCTTATATTTAAATAGATCTTATATATGAATTAAATTCATACTTGCAGCATTGAGTTTAGGGTTTCGATTTAGACTGTGCCTTTCAAAAGATAAAACTGATTAATACTACCTCATTACAATACTGCTTCCAgtaattttgttcattctttaTAAAGTATTGCATTTAACAGCAAAGGTTTAAAAATTGAGACAGAGCTGCATCAGCGAAAGAAAATACAAGTactatacaagaaaaaaattgccaTCTTCATTTAACATACATGTTTAAGATTAAGAAAATGGACAGAAACATACGGCTACATACAAATGCAAAGCCTAGTGACTAAGAGACTGTATCTGCTAAAATATAAAGTGCAAACGGAGCCTGATTATCCAAGAATTGAAATCTTAAGGCGAACTTATAGCATGTGTATTTAGAACATCTTTGCAAGTTATATTTTAGCATATACATATATCTGCAACAGCATATAAGAAAAAATCAAGATACACAAGTGCTTTTGAAGCTATTTCTAAAATGCTTTTCTGTATTGTTTGtgactattttctttaaaagctactATACAGTGCAAACCATATGTGCTACACAATAACTATACAATAACATTACAAATGACTttaatataaagtttttaaataaaaaataacataaccACAGCTATGAATACTGctggtaaaataaattaaatttttttttgaaaatggcacCAATAATACACTTTACTAATGGACTGTAATGAAATTACATCTTAAGTCTTCAACTCAGCCATAATGAATTATCTCCTGATTGCCCAGATGTAATtcaaacagctttttttttttttctaatttttttttttttctggactggTTAGAACAACATACTAAACACTGGTACCAAAGGTGACTGATGttaatttatttagttagttcaTTTGACATGTTCAGCTGCATGTGATGAACAATAAAACTTCTTGTGAGTTATAAAGTTTGAAAGGTTGTTGAACTGGATATCACACAGCCGGCAATATTTCCCACTGGTTGGGGCCTGTGTGGAGCCATTTACCCCTTTTGCTATACTAGACAACTGTTCCTCTGCTGAGGGAATTCCTGGCGAGACATTCTCATTCGCAGCTAATGGGTTCTCAGAGATCCACGTGGGAGATTTGTGGCCATCTTCATGCGGAGGATTCTGGGAAATGTTCTCTTGCTGTGGGTTGGCCGCAGGCCTCTCGTCTGGTTTCAGTCCACCATTCACTATGACCATGCCTCTGTTTTTGGGCAACAGTGGCAGGGAATCTTTCTTCGGCACTGAGCATCCATTTGAGGAAGCCTGGCCTTTGGGAGATTCGTTTTCTGCGTTTGTGCTCTGCTCTATGTCAGTGTTATGGATGACAAGAGAACCAGAAATATAATCACTGGGCTTTATGCCATAATAGGGAGAAAGCTGGTCGGCTCCTTTTGCCTTCTTTATTGCTCCAGGGTAAAGGCATTGTGGAAGaaacaaatgtttgttttcttcttttgtggcAATGAGCTGAGCAGCCTCACTAAAGACTTTGAGGCCTTGCAGGGTTGCTAAATGGGATGAAAATAAGTTTCCATTGGGGGAAGGCTGCTTCAGATTCccatttttctcacattttattatGCTTCTCTCATAGCTGACATCAGGGCTGTTCCGTTCGCTTTCTGGATTCGGAAACACTTTGCCATCCAGTTGGCTCAGGTCATTACGCTGATGTGCGGTGACTGGACAGAAATTCTGCTTGTGGGCCAGGTAGTTTTCCACCTTATTGAAGCTGATCTTGCACACAGTGCATTCGTGGTAGTCGAGCAGCCTTTTGGGAGACGTGGTTGTCCGCTCAGACTGGGGTAAACACTTTTTGCTGAGATCTATGGGCACATCCATCTCCAGGCAGGAAACACTGGAATGAGTCGTGTCACATTTGGAAACTGGAACACATTTGTTGATCGTCAGAGAAGTTTCCAAGTGCTTTGAGACGATTCCTGGAAAAATGTCACATCTTGGGTGGTAGCACTCTCCTAGCCCTTCTGTGGGTTCTTGGGTGGAGGTACAAGGATTGCTGAGGTTGGCTACGTCGAGAAATCGTTGTTGGACCAGCGGGGGCCTCTGTTCCTGCTCAGGTAGGCACATCTCATACATCTTTCTGCGCTTGCGAGTACGCATGGTTCTCTGCATGGCAGGCACTTTGTTGGAAGCAGACCTCTTTAGTGGAGGGTCGTGACGGGTAGCACAGTAATACTGTTTATGGACCATGTATGTTTCGTGCCGGCTGAAGGTGATGTTGCAAGCTTCACAGGTAGTCTTGTTTGGGTCACTTTCCCCGTCCACCAAAGGGACACTGGCATTTTTCACATCAACAGGTTTTCCATTAATTTTGTCATCACTACCATTGGAGGTGGAGAGCTTCTTGGCTTGAGTGGGAAAGTCCTTGTCATGGCCCTTCCCATTTGGCCCAATTAAATCTAAAACTGTGGAAGAATTGATGCAGGATGTTTGAAGAAGTGGGTTCTCAGGATCAGCAGAATGAGTAGTTGGGTTGAGAAGGTTTATAGAGGTTTGGCCAGTATTGGGACTCACAGCTTCAGGCATCTTTTCTGAAACACCAGGAAACTCTGGGGACTTGGCCATCTGCTGCCAGCGGCTGCTGCAATAATGTTTTTTGTGCACTAGATAATTATCCAAATTATTGAATGTTATGTTGCACTCAAAACAAGTAGCTCCCTTGGGCATCAAGGGACTGTAAATTACAGGAGGGTAGCTGCTGCTTCCATGCCTCAGTCGCCGATGTACCAACTCAGACATCTTGGCTAAGATCTCTGAAGCTTGAGGGACCATTGTGATATCTTGGGGGAAAGCAAACTGAGATAGGAAAGGACCCACAGGGAAAGAAGGCCCAATATTAGGCTGAACTGGAGATGAGGCGAGTCTGGGGCTAGAGGGCTCAGACTTAATTTTCGTGTATGAaaagctttgtttgtttgttgcaggCTGTATTTCTGGTCTCTGGTTAGTGAGAAAGAGCTGAGTCTTTTTTTCACACTTGTCCAGCTCAGTGTCAGAGCTTGCATCTTTAGTCTGCATGGCCTTTTGGCTCTGCGGGAGTTCTCTGGTCAACAAGTCTGTGGCTGGCTGTAAGCTGTCTTCAGTTGCACTTGGAGAGTGCTCCATGTCACTttctctgggaagttttccaCTAGGGACATGGAGCTCCTGGTGCTGCAATAACTCCCTCTGAGTCTGGAAGCCGAAATGGCAGTGATTACATCGGAAGGCAGCTTGAGTGAGATGGGAGAACAGGTGTTGGTGAAAGTTGATCACGGAATCAGCAGTGTAGCTGCAGACGGTGCATTTTAGACTAGCACCAGGGGGCAGGAATTCTTCCATTTTCACTCCTGGAgagacacataaaataaaatcactgagaACCACACGTGTTGGTTTCATAATCACAGGAATCTTGCTAATGCCTAGTGTcttcaaaacaacagaaattgaaaTCTTTCCGAATTGTATTTGCgatattaactttttttcttatgaCACAAGAGAAAGTAATAGCACTTGATAGTTTCCAAGGCACTTCCATAAGTATTAGGGGAGAGAGGTGGATAAGTGTTACTATCCCTATTACATGAGTCAGGTAACAAACTCAAGCTAAGGGAACTGATTATGGTCATCAAACTATTAAGTGATGGAGCCATTCCTTAGCCTTGGGTTCGATAATTACTAATCCAATAACCTTCTTGTTATTATAGTCTACATTAGGATGCAGGGAGTATACATTAGGTTGCTACTAAATACTCTTGTGTAAGTAACATATTACATTAGATATAGTCTccattcaaaagaattaaaataggaACCACTTGGTAAAGTACTTAATTACTTACTAATTTATCTTTGGTATAAATCCAAAATCTTGTTCACTAGTTTTGCTGAACATGATTAGCTCTATCTAGGGCTAATATTTGGCTGAAGGGCAATAGTACACTAATGTGGTCATTTTGGACTGGCATCTATGCTGATTGATCACTGCCCTTTTCTTGAGtcagttattaaatattttgaatatcaccATTGACTGTGGTTGGTAGTTTCCATTTGGCTTCATATGATTAAACTAGACTTGACTCATCCTCTCTGCACTCTAAATTGAGAATTGACTTTTATGTTAATAAGCTGAATGTAGGGCAAAGGTATCCAGTCTTACAGTGATATAAGGGTACTTACTATCCTTTTCTCCTTAACTAAACcaaaacttatttttcaatttagcTGAAAGGACCCTCTATTgctattctttctgttttgtgcATGACTAGTCACCAGTGGAAACAACCACCCTGTTTCTGCCAATCCTGTGTGAAAACAACTCATTGGTAAGGAGAGGGAAAAGGTGAATAGAAATACTTTTATAGGTGCAGAGATAAAAGTTTATACTGCATCAGAAAATTGGAAGTAGGAgccagtttttaaaagaattgtcatcatttcagtttttaaactATTTAACCTAGGTGAAAATAGATGACCCAGAAGTATCCTACAAATTTGTATGAAATGTTAAAGAATTGTGATTCCCAAACTCTAGCATGCTCCATCCAGAAATGtacctaaaaatatttaaagaaaatatgactctgtaaatttcattaatttgattttttggtaaAATTTGAGAATTAGGATGAGATTAAACTAATGATAGTAGGcatataattcta includes:
- the Zfpm2 gene encoding zinc finger protein ZFPM2, coding for MSRRKQSKPRQIKRPLEDAIEDEEEESPSEETVIISKGDFPLEESLSTEFGPENLSCEEVEYFCNKGDEGIQEMAESDGDTQSEKPGQPGVETDDWDGPGELEVFQKDGERKIQSRQQLPVGTTWGPFAGKMDLNNNSLKTKAQVPMVLTAGPKWLLDVTWQGVEDNKNNCIVYSKGGQLWCTTTKAISEGEELIAFVVDFDSRLQAASQMTLTEGMYPARLLDSIQLLPQQAAMASILPTAIVNKDIFPCKSCGIWYRSERNLQAHLMYYCSGRQREAAPVSEENEDSAHQISSLCPFPQCTKSFSNARALEMHLNSHSGVKMEEFLPPGASLKCTVCSYTADSVINFHQHLFSHLTQAAFRCNHCHFGFQTQRELLQHQELHVPSGKLPRESDMEHSPSATEDSLQPATDLLTRELPQSQKAMQTKDASSDTELDKCEKKTQLFLTNQRPEIQPATNKQSFSYTKIKSEPSSPRLASSPVQPNIGPSFPVGPFLSQFAFPQDITMVPQASEILAKMSELVHRRLRHGSSSYPPVIYSPLMPKGATCFECNITFNNLDNYLVHKKHYCSSRWQQMAKSPEFPGVSEKMPEAVSPNTGQTSINLLNPTTHSADPENPLLQTSCINSSTVLDLIGPNGKGHDKDFPTQAKKLSTSNGSDDKINGKPVDVKNASVPLVDGESDPNKTTCEACNITFSRHETYMVHKQYYCATRHDPPLKRSASNKVPAMQRTMRTRKRRKMYEMCLPEQEQRPPLVQQRFLDVANLSNPCTSTQEPTEGLGECYHPRCDIFPGIVSKHLETSLTINKCVPVSKCDTTHSSVSCLEMDVPIDLSKKCLPQSERTTTSPKRLLDYHECTVCKISFNKVENYLAHKQNFCPVTAHQRNDLSQLDGKVFPNPESERNSPDVSYERSIIKCEKNGNLKQPSPNGNLFSSHLATLQGLKVFSEAAQLIATKEENKHLFLPQCLYPGAIKKAKGADQLSPYYGIKPSDYISGSLVIHNTDIEQSTNAENESPKGQASSNGCSVPKKDSLPLLPKNRGMVIVNGGLKPDERPAANPQQENISQNPPHEDGHKSPTWISENPLAANENVSPGIPSAEEQLSSIAKGVNGSTQAPTSGKYCRLCDIQFNNLSNFITHKKFYCSSHAAEHVK